A region from the uncultured Bacteroides sp. genome encodes:
- the xseA gene encoding exodeoxyribonuclease VII large subunit codes for METPLSLFELNALVKRSLSQCLPDEYWVQAELSDVRSNATGHCYLEFIQKDARSNNLIAKARGTVWANVFGLLKPYFEEATGQAFTSGIKVLVKVTVEFHELYGYSLTVYDIDPTYTLGDMARRRREILKQLEEEGVLTLNKELEMPLLPQRIAVISSPTAAGYGDFCHQLEHNSRGFFFYTELFPALMQGNQVEESVLAALDAINNRLDSFDAVVIIRGGGATSDLSGFDTYLLAASCAQFPLPVITGIGHERDDTVLDSVAHTRVKTPTAAAEFLINRMEQAADMLDNLAEELREGALLRLEQERQRLLVAKNRIPSLVFSHLSEAKMQLLTAKKDLFQSVSSLLIRQKHRLELLHQRVNDAAPEHLLNRGYSITLKNGKVITSAAQLADGDVISTRLAKGEISSVVNGKIINK; via the coding sequence ATGGAAACTCCTCTTTCTCTCTTTGAACTGAATGCCCTGGTAAAGCGTAGCTTGTCGCAATGCTTGCCCGATGAGTATTGGGTGCAGGCGGAGCTAAGCGATGTGCGTTCCAATGCTACGGGGCATTGCTATCTGGAGTTTATACAGAAAGATGCCCGTAGCAATAATTTGATAGCCAAGGCACGGGGCACGGTTTGGGCAAATGTGTTCGGGTTATTGAAACCTTATTTCGAAGAGGCCACCGGACAGGCTTTTACATCGGGCATCAAAGTGCTGGTGAAGGTCACCGTGGAGTTTCACGAGTTGTATGGATATAGCCTCACTGTGTACGATATTGATCCTACTTATACTTTGGGAGATATGGCACGCCGTCGTCGGGAGATATTGAAACAACTTGAAGAGGAAGGAGTGCTGACGCTGAATAAAGAACTGGAGATGCCTTTGCTGCCTCAGCGAATAGCTGTTATCTCTTCTCCTACCGCGGCCGGATACGGCGACTTTTGCCATCAGCTGGAGCACAACTCCCGTGGATTCTTTTTTTATACAGAATTATTTCCGGCGTTGATGCAAGGCAATCAAGTAGAAGAATCGGTTTTGGCAGCATTGGATGCTATCAATAACCGACTTGATAGTTTTGATGCGGTAGTTATTATTCGTGGCGGGGGGGCTACTTCCGACTTATCGGGGTTTGATACGTATCTGTTGGCTGCTTCTTGTGCACAGTTTCCCTTGCCTGTTATAACAGGCATTGGGCATGAGCGTGATGATACGGTACTCGATTCCGTGGCACATACCCGAGTAAAGACGCCTACAGCTGCGGCCGAGTTTTTGATAAACAGAATGGAGCAAGCGGCCGATATGCTCGATAATCTGGCTGAAGAATTAAGAGAAGGCGCCCTTTTGCGTCTGGAACAAGAAAGGCAACGGTTGCTGGTAGCGAAGAATCGCATACCTTCATTGGTCTTTTCGCATCTGTCGGAAGCTAAAATGCAGTTACTGACAGCAAAAAAAGATTTGTTTCAGTCTGTTTCTTCGTTGTTGATTAGGCAGAAGCATCGATTGGAATTACTGCATCAACGGGTAAACGATGCTGCACCCGAACATTTGCTGAATCGCGGATATAGCATTACGCTAAAGAATGGTAAGGTTATTACAAGTGCAGCTCAACTGGCAGACGGAGACGTTATCTCAACACGCTTGGCAAAAGGAGAAATCAGTTCTGTGGTAAATGGTAAAATAATTAATAAATAG
- a CDS encoding branched-chain amino acid aminotransferase — translation MKEIDWSNLSFGYIKTDYNVRINFRDGAWGELEVSSSEYINMHMAATCLHYGQEAFEGLKAFRGKDGKIRIFRLEENAARMQSTCQGIMMAELSTERFREAVLKVVKLNERFVPPYESGASLYIRPLLIGTGAQIGVHPADEYLFLVLVTPVGPYFKGGFSTNPYVIVREFDRSAPLGTGIYKVGGNYAASLRANKLAHDLGYMSEFYLDAKEKKYIDECGAANFFGIKDNTYITPRSTSILPSITNKSLMQLAEDMGMKVERRPVPEEELTTFEEAGACGTAAVISPIERIDDLENKKSYVISKDGKPGPVCTALYNRLKAIQYGDEPDVHNWVTIVE, via the coding sequence ATGAAAGAAATAGACTGGTCGAATCTGTCGTTTGGGTATATAAAGACAGATTACAATGTGAGAATCAATTTTCGGGATGGTGCGTGGGGTGAATTGGAAGTAAGCAGCAGTGAATATATCAATATGCATATGGCGGCTACTTGCTTGCACTACGGGCAAGAAGCATTCGAGGGTTTGAAAGCTTTTCGTGGTAAAGACGGGAAAATTCGTATTTTCCGATTGGAAGAAAATGCAGCTCGTATGCAATCTACTTGCCAAGGTATCATGATGGCCGAACTTTCTACTGAACGTTTTAGAGAAGCTGTGCTAAAAGTGGTGAAGCTGAACGAGCGTTTTGTTCCTCCTTATGAAAGTGGTGCTTCTTTGTATATTCGCCCGTTGTTGATAGGAACAGGTGCGCAGATTGGTGTACACCCGGCCGATGAATATTTGTTTCTTGTTTTAGTAACTCCGGTAGGCCCTTACTTTAAAGGTGGTTTCTCTACTAATCCGTATGTGATAGTGCGTGAATTTGATCGTTCGGCTCCGCTGGGCACAGGCATATACAAAGTGGGCGGTAACTATGCCGCTAGTTTGCGTGCCAATAAACTTGCTCATGATTTGGGTTATATGAGTGAATTCTACCTGGATGCTAAAGAAAAAAAATACATCGATGAATGTGGTGCGGCCAACTTTTTCGGTATTAAGGATAATACGTATATAACTCCTCGTTCAACGTCTATTCTTCCTTCCATAACCAATAAGAGCTTGATGCAATTGGCTGAGGACATGGGCATGAAAGTAGAACGTCGTCCGGTTCCGGAAGAGGAACTGACCACATTTGAAGAAGCCGGTGCATGTGGAACAGCAGCTGTAATCAGTCCCATTGAACGTATTGATGATCTTGAAAACAAGAAATCGTATGTTATTTCTAAAGACGGTAAACCCGGACCTGTTTGCACTGCGCTTTATAATAGGTTAAAAGCTATTCAGTATGGAGACGAACCCGATGTGCATAACTGGGTGACGATTGTGGAATAA
- a CDS encoding ATP-binding cassette domain-containing protein encodes MVTIENLSFRYRKSKHAVIHDFSLFLEKGKVYGLLGKNGAGKSTLLYLMTGLLTPKSGRVLFHDTDVRRRLPVTLQDMFLIPEEFELPSVSLVSFIELNGPLYPHFSKEEMVKYLHYFEMDIDVNLGALSMGQKKKVFMSFALATNTSLLIMDEPTNGLDIPGKSQFRKFIASGMSDEKTIFISTHQVRDVDKVLDHVLIMDDSRVLLNASTSDICWNLLFQESDNNELTDRALFASPTVQGNSIILPNSNGEESEINLELLFNATLASTEAITQLFHNNK; translated from the coding sequence ATGGTTACAATAGAAAATCTTTCGTTTCGTTATCGTAAATCGAAGCATGCCGTTATTCATGATTTTTCTCTTTTTTTGGAGAAGGGTAAAGTTTACGGATTGCTAGGTAAGAATGGTGCAGGAAAATCGACTCTTCTTTATTTAATGACCGGTTTACTTACCCCTAAGAGTGGGCGGGTTTTATTCCATGATACTGATGTGAGAAGACGTCTTCCGGTTACTTTGCAAGATATGTTTTTGATTCCCGAAGAGTTTGAACTTCCTTCTGTTTCACTTGTTAGTTTTATCGAATTAAATGGTCCGCTTTATCCTCATTTCAGTAAAGAGGAGATGGTGAAGTATCTGCACTATTTTGAAATGGATATAGACGTAAACCTAGGTGCGTTATCTATGGGACAGAAAAAGAAAGTATTTATGAGCTTTGCTTTGGCAACGAATACTTCACTGCTGATTATGGACGAACCTACCAATGGATTGGATATTCCTGGGAAGAGTCAGTTCCGTAAATTTATAGCTTCCGGTATGTCGGATGAAAAGACCATTTTTATATCAACCCACCAAGTAAGAGATGTGGACAAGGTATTAGATCATGTGTTAATTATGGATGACAGTCGTGTGTTGCTGAATGCGTCGACCTCGGATATCTGTTGGAATCTATTGTTTCAAGAGAGTGATAATAACGAGTTAACCGATCGTGCTTTATTTGCTTCTCCCACGGTTCAGGGTAACAGCATAATTCTGCCGAATAGCAATGGAGAGGAATCGGAGATTAATCTTGAATTGCTTTTTAATGCTACCTTGGCCTCTACTGAGGCGATAACTCAATTGTTTCACAATAATAAGTAG
- a CDS encoding S8 family serine peptidase: MRSLFLTFAICALLFSAGASAQQDTLKYRISLRDKAATVYSLSRPEEYLSEKAIVRRAKQHLAIDSTDLPVCKKYVDAIRRKGVTIVVTGKWDNFVTVSCKDSSVIARIAALPFVCSAMRVWEMPNVEKPQMATKRDSITNEVVRVDSLYYGPAYRQIQLSNGDKLHEAGFKGQGMTIAVIDAGFHNADRIEAMKNICVLGLKDFVNPSCDLFAESSHGMKVLSCMAMNQPHVMVGTAPEASYWLLRSEDEYSEQLVEQDYWAAAVEFADSVGADVVNTSLGYYTFDDKSENYKYRNLDGHYALMSRQAAKAADKGMIVVCSAGNAGGGSWKKITPPGDADNVITVGAIGKNGVLAPFSSIGNTADNRIKPDVVAVGLGSDVMDTNGVVGKASGTSFASPIMCGMVACLWQACPQLTAKQLIELVRQVGDRADFPDNIYGYGVPDLWKAYQTTLKH, encoded by the coding sequence ATGAGGAGTTTGTTTTTAACTTTTGCTATTTGTGCTCTTCTTTTTTCAGCAGGAGCATCAGCGCAACAAGATACACTAAAGTATCGCATTAGTCTGAGAGACAAGGCTGCAACCGTTTATTCGTTGAGCCGGCCGGAAGAATACCTGTCTGAGAAGGCTATTGTTAGGCGTGCTAAACAGCATCTGGCCATTGATTCTACCGATTTGCCGGTGTGCAAAAAGTACGTGGATGCTATCCGTAGGAAGGGCGTTACGATTGTGGTGACCGGGAAGTGGGATAACTTTGTAACGGTATCGTGCAAGGATAGTTCGGTGATTGCCCGGATTGCTGCCCTGCCTTTTGTGTGCTCTGCAATGAGGGTATGGGAAATGCCGAATGTAGAGAAACCGCAAATGGCTACTAAGCGTGATTCTATAACGAACGAAGTGGTGCGGGTGGACAGTTTGTATTATGGGCCTGCTTATCGACAAATACAATTGAGTAACGGCGATAAGCTGCACGAAGCAGGTTTCAAAGGGCAAGGTATGACGATTGCGGTGATTGATGCGGGTTTTCATAATGCAGATCGCATAGAGGCAATGAAGAATATTTGCGTGCTGGGCTTGAAGGATTTTGTGAATCCGTCTTGTGATCTATTTGCAGAGAGCAGTCACGGCATGAAGGTTCTTTCGTGCATGGCGATGAATCAGCCGCATGTAATGGTGGGCACGGCCCCTGAAGCGTCTTATTGGCTCTTGCGAAGCGAAGATGAATATTCAGAGCAATTGGTTGAGCAAGATTATTGGGCAGCAGCTGTTGAATTTGCCGATAGTGTAGGTGCGGATGTGGTCAATACTTCATTGGGTTATTATACGTTTGATGATAAATCGGAGAATTATAAGTATCGCAATTTGGATGGACACTATGCATTGATGTCCCGACAAGCAGCAAAGGCAGCCGATAAAGGAATGATTGTGGTGTGCAGTGCGGGCAATGCCGGCGGTGGCTCATGGAAAAAAATTACTCCTCCGGGAGATGCCGATAATGTGATAACGGTAGGGGCAATAGGAAAGAATGGCGTGTTGGCCCCTTTCTCTTCGATTGGCAATACGGCAGATAATCGGATTAAACCTGATGTGGTGGCTGTGGGATTGGGCTCGGATGTGATGGATACGAATGGAGTGGTGGGAAAGGCTAGCGGAACATCGTTTGCGTCACCTATTATGTGTGGCATGGTGGCATGCCTGTGGCAGGCTTGTCCGCAACTGACAGCCAAACAGTTGATAGAGCTGGTACGCCAAGTGGGTGACCGTGCCGATTTTCCTGATAATATATATGGATATGGAGTGCCCGATTTGTGGAAAGCGTATCAAACAACGCTTAAACACTGA
- a CDS encoding MBL fold metallo-hydrolase has protein sequence MNYKITTLAENCVYGKGLQGEHGLSLLIETEGHKILFDTGASDLFLRNARLLGIDLSEVDYVVLSHGHRDHTGGLHSFLAMNSKAKVICKREIFRPKFKDERENGLLHTDALDKKRFLFVEEKTEIVPGIFVLPQIKIIDKADTHFEHFFTEVDGEMRPDAFDDELALILEGEKNISVLSSCSHRGITNIVRTVQEAFQGLALKLVLGGFHIHNAEEEKFNLISAFLGVNLPRRLGVCHCTGIDKYALFRQQFGDRVYYNYTGWVETI, from the coding sequence ATGAATTATAAAATAACTACCCTCGCTGAAAACTGCGTTTACGGTAAGGGATTACAGGGAGAGCATGGGCTTTCCCTGCTTATTGAGACTGAAGGGCATAAAATTCTTTTTGATACCGGAGCTTCAGATTTATTTTTGCGGAATGCTCGTTTGCTGGGAATAGATTTAAGTGAGGTGGACTATGTGGTTCTTTCTCATGGACATCGCGATCATACGGGTGGATTACATTCTTTTCTGGCTATGAACAGCAAAGCGAAAGTGATATGTAAGAGAGAAATTTTTCGGCCAAAATTTAAAGATGAGCGGGAAAACGGTTTACTTCATACCGACGCTTTGGACAAAAAACGTTTTTTATTTGTTGAAGAAAAAACTGAAATCGTACCAGGCATATTCGTGCTTCCGCAAATAAAAATCATCGATAAGGCCGACACTCATTTTGAACATTTCTTCACGGAGGTAGACGGTGAAATGCGACCCGATGCGTTTGACGATGAATTAGCTTTGATTTTAGAGGGAGAAAAGAATATTTCTGTACTTAGCTCTTGTTCTCATAGAGGAATAACGAATATTGTACGAACTGTGCAAGAGGCATTTCAGGGCTTGGCGTTGAAATTGGTGCTTGGTGGTTTTCATATTCATAATGCTGAAGAAGAAAAGTTTAATTTGATTTCAGCTTTTCTCGGCGTAAACCTGCCGAGGCGTTTGGGTGTTTGCCATTGCACGGGCATTGATAAATATGCTTTGTTTCGCCAGCAATTTGGCGATCGGGTGTATTATAATTACACTGGTTGGGTAGAAACTATTTAA
- the xseB gene encoding exodeoxyribonuclease VII small subunit, translating to MAIKKETYTDAIERLEKIVRQIDNNELDIDILGEKIKEANEIIAFCTKKLTKADAEIEKLLEEKRLSE from the coding sequence ATGGCTATTAAAAAAGAGACATATACGGATGCTATAGAGCGACTGGAGAAAATTGTTCGCCAAATAGATAACAATGAATTGGATATTGACATTTTGGGTGAAAAAATAAAAGAAGCCAATGAAATCATTGCTTTTTGTACCAAGAAACTAACAAAAGCAGACGCTGAAATAGAAAAATTGCTCGAAGAAAAGCGGCTATCTGAATAA
- the mnmA gene encoding tRNA 2-thiouridine(34) synthase MnmA, giving the protein MKEQNKRVLVGMSGGIDSSATCLMLQEQGYEVVGLTMRVWDMPSKFSSPEQKYPDYIVEAQKLATRIGVEHFIADERIPFKEIIVKNFVDEYRQGRTPNPCVMCNPLFKFRILTEWADKLGCAYIATGHYSQLEERDEKIYIVTGDDARKDQSYFLWRLGQSVLRRCFFPLGTYTKPQVREYLRQKGFEAKSREGESMEVCFIEGDYRDFLRAQCPQLDEEIGKGWFVNSEGVKLGEHKGFPYYTIGQRKGLELAMGRPAYVLRLNPLKNTVMLGDAEQLKTEYMLVEQYSITDEQAFFACGHLAVRIRYRSVAIPCRVTKLEDTRLLVRFLTEASAITPGQSAVFYDERRVLGGAFIASQRGIGLVIEEHKDVWE; this is encoded by the coding sequence ATGAAAGAACAAAATAAAAGGGTGTTGGTGGGAATGAGCGGAGGCATAGATAGCTCTGCCACTTGCCTGATGCTACAAGAACAGGGTTATGAAGTGGTGGGGCTTACCATGCGTGTGTGGGATATGCCTTCAAAATTCAGCTCTCCCGAACAAAAATATCCTGATTATATAGTAGAAGCTCAGAAATTGGCTACTCGTATAGGGGTGGAGCACTTTATAGCCGATGAACGTATCCCGTTCAAAGAAATCATAGTGAAAAATTTTGTAGATGAGTATCGGCAGGGGCGTACACCCAACCCGTGTGTGATGTGTAACCCGCTTTTTAAGTTTCGTATTCTGACGGAATGGGCCGATAAGTTGGGTTGTGCCTATATTGCCACAGGTCATTACTCGCAATTGGAAGAACGAGATGAAAAGATATATATTGTGACGGGCGATGACGCACGGAAGGATCAGTCTTATTTTCTTTGGCGGTTGGGGCAGTCGGTATTGCGGCGTTGTTTTTTTCCTTTGGGCACGTACACTAAACCGCAGGTGCGGGAGTATCTTCGTCAAAAAGGTTTTGAGGCTAAGTCTAGGGAAGGAGAGAGCATGGAGGTGTGTTTCATTGAAGGCGATTACCGTGACTTTCTTCGTGCACAGTGTCCGCAACTCGATGAAGAGATAGGCAAGGGATGGTTCGTGAACTCCGAGGGGGTGAAACTGGGTGAACACAAGGGTTTTCCATATTATACCATTGGCCAACGCAAAGGCTTGGAGCTTGCTATGGGGCGGCCTGCTTATGTGTTGAGGCTTAATCCATTGAAGAATACGGTGATGTTGGGAGATGCGGAGCAACTGAAAACTGAATATATGCTCGTGGAACAATATAGCATAACGGATGAACAGGCGTTTTTTGCTTGTGGCCACCTAGCGGTACGCATTCGCTATCGGAGTGTGGCAATTCCTTGCCGGGTGACGAAATTGGAAGATACCCGTTTGCTGGTTCGATTTTTGACGGAGGCTTCGGCCATCACTCCGGGGCAATCTGCCGTGTTTTACGATGAACGGCGGGTACTCGGAGGAGCGTTTATTGCTTCGCAACGAGGCATCGGATTGGTGATTGAAGAACACAAAGATGTTTGGGAATAA
- the trmB gene encoding tRNA (guanosine(46)-N7)-methyltransferase TrmB has translation MGKNKLQKFADMAGYPHVFEYPYSVAENIPFAMKGRWNSDFFKNNNPIVLELGCGRGEYTVGLGQMFPDKNFIAVDIKGARMWSGATESIEAGLSNVAFLRTNIEIIDRFFSEGEVSEIWLTFSDPQMKKATKRLTSTYFMERYRRFLKPDGVIHLKTDSNFMFTYTKHLIEENKLPVLFITEDLYHSDLVDAILGIKTYYEQQWLDRGLSIKYIKYLLPQQGELKEPDVEIELDPYRSYNRSKRSGLDRSK, from the coding sequence ATGGGGAAAAATAAACTACAGAAATTTGCCGATATGGCTGGTTATCCGCATGTGTTTGAATATCCATATTCTGTGGCGGAAAATATACCTTTTGCCATGAAAGGTCGATGGAATAGTGATTTCTTTAAGAATAACAATCCGATTGTGCTTGAGTTGGGCTGTGGGCGTGGTGAATACACTGTGGGGTTGGGCCAAATGTTTCCGGATAAGAACTTCATTGCAGTGGATATCAAAGGAGCACGGATGTGGAGTGGCGCTACAGAATCAATTGAAGCCGGCTTAAGTAATGTAGCGTTTTTACGCACCAACATAGAAATCATCGATCGCTTCTTCTCCGAAGGGGAAGTGAGCGAGATATGGCTCACTTTCTCTGATCCGCAGATGAAAAAAGCCACCAAGCGATTAACGTCTACCTACTTTATGGAGCGCTACCGAAGGTTTCTGAAACCGGATGGGGTGATTCATTTGAAGACGGATAGTAACTTTATGTTCACTTATACCAAACACCTCATTGAGGAGAATAAACTCCCTGTTTTGTTCATAACGGAAGACTTATATCATTCCGACTTAGTAGATGCTATTTTAGGAATTAAAACGTATTATGAACAACAATGGCTCGATCGGGGTTTAAGTATTAAATATATCAAATATCTGCTTCCACAGCAGGGGGAACTTAAAGAGCCTGATGTGGAAATAGAACTTGATCCGTATCGCAGCTACAACCGTAGTAAGCGAAGCGGACTGGATAGAAGTAAATAG
- a CDS encoding GntR family transcriptional regulator, which yields MNFKENKAIYLQIADRICDEILLGQYKDEERIPSVREYAAIVEVNANTAMRSFEYLQSQNVIYNKRGIGYFVTSGARALILSLRRETFLKEEVEYFFKQLYTLEVSMDKIVAMFGEFIKKQK from the coding sequence ATGAATTTTAAAGAGAATAAAGCTATTTATCTGCAAATAGCAGATCGTATTTGTGATGAGATACTTCTTGGACAATATAAGGATGAAGAGCGTATCCCTTCGGTGCGAGAGTATGCGGCTATCGTAGAGGTGAATGCCAATACTGCAATGCGTTCATTCGAGTATTTACAATCTCAAAATGTTATCTATAATAAGCGGGGCATCGGTTATTTTGTAACTTCCGGAGCGAGGGCTTTGATTCTTTCGTTACGTCGGGAAACTTTTTTAAAAGAGGAAGTAGAATACTTTTTTAAGCAGCTTTATACTCTTGAGGTATCGATGGATAAAATAGTAGCGATGTTTGGCGAATTTATTAAGAAACAAAAATAA
- a CDS encoding Mrp/NBP35 family ATP-binding protein — protein sequence MTIYPKLILDALAKVRYPGTGKNLVEAGMVEDNIRIDGMKVSFSLLFEKPTDPFIKSVIKAAEASILTYVSKEVEIEGNISVKSAQAPRPEVGQLLPQVKNIVGISSGKGGVGKSTVSANLAVALAKLGYKVGLLDADVFGPSIPKMFQVEDARPHAEKVDGRDLIIPVEKYGVRLLSIGFFVDPEQATLWRGSMASNALKQLIGDAQWGDLDYFLIDLPPGTSDIHLTVVQTLAMTGAVVVSTPQAVALADARKGINMFANEKVNVPILGLVENMAWFTPAELPENKYYIFGKEGAKKLAEEMNVPLLGQIPLVQSICEGGDNGTPVALDEDSITGRAFLSLAASVVRQVDRRNVEMAPTKIVEMHKS from the coding sequence ATGACTATATATCCTAAACTTATATTGGATGCACTGGCTAAAGTGCGTTATCCCGGTACCGGCAAAAACCTCGTTGAGGCTGGCATGGTAGAAGATAACATTCGCATTGATGGAATGAAGGTTTCTTTTTCACTGTTATTTGAGAAACCAACTGATCCGTTCATTAAATCGGTTATAAAAGCTGCTGAAGCTTCCATACTTACGTATGTAAGCAAGGAAGTGGAGATAGAAGGTAATATTAGTGTGAAGAGCGCACAAGCACCGCGTCCTGAGGTTGGGCAATTGTTGCCGCAGGTAAAAAACATTGTAGGCATATCATCCGGCAAAGGTGGGGTAGGTAAGTCTACTGTTTCGGCTAATTTGGCTGTGGCGTTGGCCAAACTTGGCTATAAAGTCGGGTTGCTTGATGCGGATGTGTTCGGTCCTTCCATACCCAAAATGTTTCAGGTAGAGGATGCGCGCCCGCATGCCGAAAAGGTAGACGGCAGGGATTTAATCATCCCGGTAGAAAAGTATGGTGTTAGGTTGCTCTCTATTGGTTTCTTTGTTGATCCTGAGCAAGCTACATTGTGGCGTGGAAGCATGGCTAGCAATGCTCTGAAACAGTTGATTGGTGATGCGCAATGGGGAGATTTGGATTACTTTCTGATAGACCTACCTCCCGGAACAAGTGATATACATCTTACGGTGGTGCAGACATTGGCTATGACTGGTGCTGTAGTGGTGAGCACACCGCAGGCAGTGGCTTTGGCTGATGCCCGGAAAGGCATTAATATGTTTGCCAATGAAAAGGTAAATGTTCCTATTCTGGGTTTGGTAGAGAACATGGCGTGGTTTACTCCTGCAGAACTTCCTGAAAACAAATATTACATCTTTGGCAAAGAAGGTGCTAAGAAGTTGGCCGAAGAGATGAATGTTCCTTTGCTGGGGCAGATTCCTCTTGTACAGAGTATTTGTGAAGGTGGAGATAACGGCACGCCGGTAGCTCTGGACGAAGATTCGATTACAGGACGGGCATTCTTATCTTTGGCTGCCAGTGTGGTTCGCCAGGTAGATCGCCGGAACGTAGAAATGGCTCCGACCAAAATTGTGGAAATGCACAAATCTTAA